The Dyella caseinilytica genome has a window encoding:
- a CDS encoding pseudouridine synthase, which translates to MRLVRLIANLGYGNRKDVAWMFREGRITDPDGEVLYADDKVEHAQIRIDGEPLDPPTGLVLMMNKPLGVTCSRKDLGRVVYDLLPPRYRARSPALSTVGRLDRDTSGLLLFTDDGALLHRIISPRADIGKVYEATLARDLSGDEQALFASGTLMLESETTPLLPASLEVLSSRQARLRITEGRYHQVRRMFAATGNHVEALHRSAVGGLELGELAAGTWRPLDASEIAQIFESTEPVRT; encoded by the coding sequence ATGAGGCTGGTCAGGCTGATTGCGAATCTAGGTTATGGCAACCGCAAGGATGTTGCGTGGATGTTCCGCGAGGGGCGCATCACCGATCCTGACGGCGAAGTGCTGTATGCCGATGACAAGGTGGAACACGCACAGATACGCATCGACGGCGAGCCGCTCGATCCGCCCACGGGGCTGGTGTTGATGATGAACAAGCCGCTCGGTGTCACCTGTTCGCGCAAGGATCTGGGACGTGTGGTGTACGACCTGCTACCGCCGCGCTATCGCGCGCGCAGTCCTGCCTTGTCCACCGTTGGCCGGCTTGATCGCGATACATCGGGCCTGCTGCTATTCACCGACGACGGTGCCTTGCTGCACCGGATCATTTCGCCGCGCGCGGATATCGGCAAGGTGTATGAGGCGACACTTGCGCGAGACCTTTCCGGTGATGAGCAGGCACTGTTCGCCAGCGGCACACTGATGCTGGAATCGGAAACGACGCCCTTGCTGCCGGCATCGCTGGAAGTGCTTTCCTCGCGCCAGGCGCGCTTGCGCATTACCGAAGGCCGTTATCATCAGGTGCGCAGAATGTTTGCGGCCACCGGCAATCACGTCGAGGCGCTGCATCGCAGTGCGGTAGGTGGCCTTGAGCTGGGTGAGCTTGCGGCGGGTACGTGGCGACCTCTCGACGCTAGCGAGATAGCGCAGATTTTCGAAAGCACCGAACCGGTCCGTACGTAA
- a CDS encoding class I SAM-dependent methyltransferase produces MVGIHASAPDAVLDALFLPFSDGSLQWPLDGNVLFLRARDSYRLREMAQPGWLCEQSFKPFADALARSGLTLGEAMPDARFKCVLVLPPRQREESRALFARAVMHAEGGGVVLACVPNAEGAKSAQADLEALLGSVSHLSKHKCRVFWGVSQAQSIDRVLLDTWLALDRPQPNAAGYFSRPGLFAWDRVDTASALLAAHLPEDLHGHVADFGAGYGFLATQIIARCPHITALDLYEAEARALEPAKLNTARALRESGRELAFAVHWHDVTTGIERRYDAIVSNPPFHQGRADLPDLGRAFIARAANALVPQGRLWLVANRHLPYESTLAAHFQQVRAVAVQDGFKVIEATGVRG; encoded by the coding sequence ATGGTCGGTATCCATGCGTCCGCGCCCGATGCGGTGCTGGATGCGCTTTTTCTTCCCTTTTCGGACGGGTCGTTGCAATGGCCCCTTGATGGCAATGTGCTTTTCCTGCGCGCGCGCGATAGCTATCGCCTGCGTGAGATGGCACAGCCAGGCTGGTTGTGCGAGCAGAGCTTCAAGCCGTTCGCCGATGCCTTGGCTCGTAGCGGATTGACTCTTGGCGAAGCCATGCCCGATGCACGTTTCAAGTGCGTATTGGTGTTGCCGCCTCGGCAGCGCGAGGAGTCACGCGCCTTGTTCGCGCGTGCGGTCATGCATGCCGAGGGCGGTGGTGTGGTGCTGGCATGTGTGCCCAATGCAGAGGGCGCGAAGTCTGCGCAAGCCGATCTGGAGGCCTTGCTGGGATCGGTCAGTCATCTTTCCAAGCACAAGTGCCGCGTGTTCTGGGGAGTGTCCCAGGCGCAATCCATCGATCGTGTCTTGCTCGATACGTGGCTGGCGCTGGATCGGCCGCAGCCGAACGCGGCTGGTTATTTCAGTCGGCCCGGGCTGTTTGCATGGGATCGCGTGGATACCGCATCCGCCTTGCTCGCCGCGCATTTGCCGGAAGATCTGCACGGACACGTGGCCGACTTTGGCGCGGGGTATGGTTTCCTCGCGACGCAAATCATCGCCCGTTGTCCGCATATCACGGCGCTCGATCTCTACGAAGCGGAAGCACGTGCGTTGGAGCCGGCGAAGCTCAACACGGCCCGCGCGCTACGCGAAAGCGGACGCGAGCTGGCATTTGCCGTGCATTGGCATGATGTCACTACCGGTATCGAGCGGCGCTACGACGCGATTGTCAGCAATCCGCCGTTTCACCAGGGCAGGGCGGATCTGCCTGATCTTGGTCGTGCTTTCATCGCGCGTGCCGCCAATGCGCTGGTGCCTCAGGGCCGTTTATGGCTGGTGGCCAATCGCCATCTGCCTTATGAGTCGACATTGGCTGCGCACTTCCAGCAGGTGCGAGCCGTAGCTGTGCAGGATGGTTTCAAGGTGATCGAAGCAACAGGTGTACGTGGATGA
- a CDS encoding OPT family oligopeptide transporter gives MNAVPGPGAEPRAELTIRGLIIGIVITLVFTAANVFFGLKAGLTFATSIPAAVISMAILRAMKNSTVQENNIVQTVASAAGTLSAIIFVLPGLIMVGWWTGFPFWISFGICASGGILGVMYTIPLRRALVTDSDLPYPEGVACAEVLKVGSGEHAEASQSASVEGGTSGLMAVVIGSIVSAVFYIVVETKIFASDVVQYFRIGDRGAASGYDFSLSFALFAVGHLVGLWVGIAMLLGAVIGWGWAVPHFTLLHPAAGAVADVAQGAWSHYVRFVGAGTIGVAAIWTLAKLVKPVVSGLASAMAASRVRKAGKGATLPRTEQDMPIGIVGLIVLICMLPIAWLLGNFSVTSGLGSHTALLVIGGVVFVLILSFLVSTVCGYMAGLIGSSNSPLSGIGILVVIIAALLLVAGVKSDLPADSGKALVAFALFITSVVFAVAAIANNNLQDLKTGQLVDATPWRQQVALVIGVIAGAIVIPPVLDLLNHAYGFLGAPGADPAHALPAPQAGLISALAQGVIQNNIDWSLIGVGAVIGVAIILLDAILGATTKSVRLPPLAVGLGIYLPTSTTLMIVVGAIVGWYFDKRADRTPKAEATKQLGVLLASGLIVGESIIGVVVAAIVVFSGKSAPLALVGDSFENASIWIGGIAFAAVTFLMYRWIARLGQKA, from the coding sequence GTGAACGCAGTACCTGGACCCGGCGCCGAACCGCGCGCCGAACTCACTATCCGTGGCCTGATCATAGGCATCGTGATCACGCTCGTGTTCACCGCGGCCAACGTGTTCTTCGGCCTGAAGGCCGGCCTGACCTTCGCCACGTCGATCCCGGCGGCGGTGATTTCGATGGCCATCCTGCGCGCCATGAAGAACTCGACGGTCCAGGAAAACAACATCGTGCAGACGGTGGCTTCGGCCGCTGGCACGTTGTCAGCGATCATCTTCGTGCTGCCCGGCCTGATCATGGTGGGCTGGTGGACCGGCTTCCCGTTCTGGATCTCGTTCGGCATCTGCGCCTCAGGCGGCATCCTGGGCGTGATGTACACCATCCCGCTGCGCCGTGCGCTGGTGACCGACTCGGATCTGCCGTATCCAGAAGGTGTGGCCTGTGCGGAGGTGCTGAAGGTCGGTTCGGGCGAGCACGCCGAAGCTTCCCAGTCGGCGTCGGTCGAAGGTGGCACCAGCGGCCTGATGGCGGTTGTCATCGGCTCGATCGTCTCGGCGGTGTTCTACATCGTCGTGGAAACCAAGATCTTTGCCAGCGATGTGGTGCAGTACTTCCGCATCGGTGATCGCGGCGCCGCCAGCGGCTACGATTTCAGTCTGTCCTTTGCGCTGTTTGCGGTGGGTCACCTGGTTGGCTTGTGGGTTGGCATCGCCATGCTGCTGGGTGCAGTGATCGGCTGGGGCTGGGCCGTGCCGCACTTCACGTTGCTGCACCCGGCCGCGGGTGCTGTGGCGGACGTCGCGCAGGGTGCGTGGAGTCATTACGTGCGCTTCGTCGGTGCCGGCACCATCGGTGTGGCGGCCATCTGGACGTTGGCCAAGCTGGTCAAGCCGGTGGTCAGTGGTCTCGCCTCCGCCATGGCGGCTTCGCGCGTGCGCAAGGCAGGCAAGGGTGCAACGCTGCCGCGCACCGAACAGGACATGCCGATCGGCATCGTCGGCCTGATCGTGCTGATCTGCATGCTGCCGATTGCCTGGTTGCTCGGTAACTTCAGCGTTACCAGCGGCCTGGGCTCGCATACCGCGCTGCTGGTGATCGGCGGCGTAGTGTTCGTGCTGATCCTGAGCTTTTTGGTGTCGACCGTGTGCGGTTACATGGCTGGGCTAATCGGTTCCTCCAACAGTCCGTTGTCGGGTATCGGCATCCTGGTGGTGATCATCGCCGCGCTGCTGCTCGTGGCCGGCGTGAAGTCGGATCTACCCGCAGATTCGGGCAAAGCACTGGTCGCCTTTGCGCTGTTCATCACCTCGGTGGTGTTTGCGGTGGCGGCCATCGCCAACAACAACCTGCAGGATCTCAAGACCGGCCAGCTAGTGGATGCCACTCCGTGGCGCCAGCAGGTTGCGCTCGTGATCGGCGTGATTGCCGGCGCGATCGTCATCCCGCCAGTGCTGGATCTGCTCAACCACGCTTACGGTTTCCTCGGTGCGCCGGGCGCCGATCCGGCGCATGCATTGCCTGCGCCGCAGGCGGGCCTGATTTCTGCGCTGGCACAGGGCGTGATTCAGAACAACATCGACTGGAGCCTGATCGGCGTGGGCGCCGTGATCGGCGTGGCCATCATCTTGCTCGACGCGATCCTGGGCGCCACCACCAAGTCCGTACGCCTGCCACCGCTGGCCGTGGGCCTGGGCATCTATCTGCCCACCTCCACCACCTTGATGATCGTGGTCGGCGCTATCGTCGGCTGGTACTTCGACAAGCGCGCAGATCGCACGCCGAAAGCCGAAGCCACCAAGCAGCTTGGCGTGCTGTTGGCGTCGGGTCTGATCGTGGGCGAGAGCATCATCGGCGTGGTGGTTGCGGCGATCGTGGTGTTCTCCGGCAAGTCGGCGCCGCTGGCGCTGGTGGGTGACAGTTTTGAGAACGCGTCAATCTGGATTGGCGGCATTGCCTTTGCAGCAGTGACGTTCCTGATGTATCGCTGGATTGCGCGACTCGGCCAGAAGGCCTGA
- a CDS encoding S10 family peptidase: MRKILQSALLTTLIVATFSPAYAGDDAKATPALDGTSADGFHLPPFPADAHVNQSVEVDGHTLKYTVTVGTLPVRDEKGNITGQVVFTAYTMPGKNRPITFALNGGPGASSVYLNFGAIGPKRVNFGVDGANPSDPAVLHDNPGTWIGFTDLVFIDPIGTGYSRALVPDDKATKLFYSTDSDITYLSRVIYDWLVKNGRMESRKYLVGESYGGFRGPRITEYLQTELGVAMNGVVLLSPYLDASASDNENVSPLPWMLTLPSIAAAHLERENQLTPEAMASIIAYTRGDYVTTLLKGRTDPAATEAMIQKVTELTGLDPVFVKRSGGRLETQAYLREAYRAEGKLGSRYDSNVTAWDPFPYAPHQVGGDPILNGIIAPTTTAMVNFVTQTVGWKYDGRYNALSFDVNKAWHEDDDANQGSVSQLREAVANDPNLHVLIAHGWDDLSCPFMASVLIVDQMPAMGDPTRVQVKEYPGGHMFYTRPTSQSALLQDVKTLYGVR, translated from the coding sequence GTGCGCAAGATTCTGCAATCTGCCCTGCTCACCACCCTTATCGTCGCTACCTTTTCCCCCGCCTACGCTGGGGATGATGCCAAGGCAACACCGGCCCTGGATGGCACCAGTGCAGACGGCTTCCATCTCCCGCCCTTTCCCGCCGACGCGCATGTGAACCAATCCGTCGAGGTTGACGGCCACACGCTGAAGTACACCGTCACCGTCGGCACGCTGCCGGTGCGCGACGAGAAGGGCAACATCACCGGCCAGGTGGTATTCACCGCCTACACCATGCCTGGCAAGAACCGGCCTATCACCTTCGCGCTCAATGGCGGCCCCGGCGCCTCATCGGTTTACCTGAACTTCGGCGCCATTGGCCCGAAGCGGGTGAACTTCGGCGTAGACGGCGCCAATCCTTCCGATCCGGCGGTGTTGCACGATAACCCTGGCACCTGGATCGGCTTCACCGACCTGGTCTTCATCGACCCGATCGGCACCGGCTACAGCCGCGCACTGGTGCCCGACGACAAAGCCACCAAACTGTTCTACAGCACCGATAGCGATATCACCTATCTCTCGCGCGTGATCTACGACTGGCTGGTGAAAAACGGTCGCATGGAATCACGCAAGTATCTGGTGGGTGAAAGCTACGGCGGCTTCCGTGGTCCGCGCATCACCGAATACCTGCAGACCGAGCTCGGCGTGGCCATGAATGGTGTAGTGCTGCTTTCGCCCTATCTTGACGCGAGCGCATCGGACAACGAAAACGTGTCGCCGCTTCCCTGGATGCTCACGCTGCCCTCCATCGCCGCCGCGCATCTTGAACGCGAAAACCAACTGACGCCCGAGGCGATGGCATCGATCATTGCCTACACGCGTGGCGATTACGTCACCACCTTGCTGAAGGGGCGCACCGATCCCGCCGCTACCGAAGCGATGATCCAGAAAGTGACCGAACTGACCGGCCTCGATCCGGTATTCGTCAAACGCTCCGGCGGTCGCCTGGAAACGCAAGCGTATCTGCGCGAGGCGTACCGCGCCGAAGGCAAGCTCGGCAGCCGTTACGACTCCAATGTCACAGCCTGGGATCCGTTCCCCTACGCGCCGCATCAGGTTGGCGGCGATCCGATTCTCAACGGCATCATCGCGCCTACCACCACGGCGATGGTCAACTTTGTCACGCAGACCGTGGGCTGGAAGTACGACGGGCGTTACAACGCACTGAGCTTTGACGTGAATAAAGCCTGGCACGAGGACGACGATGCTAACCAGGGCTCGGTCAGTCAGTTGCGCGAAGCGGTGGCCAACGACCCGAATCTGCACGTGCTGATCGCCCACGGCTGGGACGATCTTTCCTGCCCGTTCATGGCCTCGGTGCTGATCGTCGACCAGATGCCAGCCATGGGCGATCCCACGCGCGTGCAAGTCAAGGAATATCCCGGTGGCCACATGTTCTACACGCGGCCGACCAGTCAGTCGGCCTTGCTGCAGGATGTGAAAACGCTTTACGGCGTGCGTTGA
- a CDS encoding oxidoreductase-like domain-containing protein, whose amino-acid sequence MNDDIPASDNPWLRDDPPPTPPVEPDPGDCCGNGCDPCIFDYYEEARQHYREQLAAWRERHPGVEP is encoded by the coding sequence ATGAACGACGATATTCCTGCTTCCGACAACCCATGGCTGCGCGATGATCCGCCGCCGACTCCGCCAGTCGAGCCCGATCCGGGTGATTGCTGTGGGAATGGCTGCGATCCATGCATCTTCGATTACTACGAGGAAGCACGGCAGCATTACCGCGAGCAACTGGCGGCATGGCGTGAGCGTCATCCTGGCGTTGAGCCTTAA
- a CDS encoding glycoside hydrolase family 18 protein — MRKSPLRQPRRLITGLLLPLAMLAASSSVMAQSTPSSYRVVGYANGWNPVQTKDVGKIDTLIFAFAHPQDGKVTIAQQDVKHLQDLIALKKINPKLKVDISVGGWSVGGFSEAASTEAGREQFADSAAQLIAAQHADGLDVDWEYPGHHESGIKSSPQDKINYTLLLKAIRASLDRVGAAHGRTGTNHYTLSVAIADGPFVDNVDIAAINPYLDWFNLMTYDFVNAMTPTTGHHTGLHASKLIAGDGRTTDRAVQQFLAAGVAPKKLLIGAAIYGREFADVKPDHDGLYQTFGHYQGGHNWPELKADFINKHGYVRYWDADAQAPWLWNAQTRRFITYDDPQSIAAKMAYIKAQHLGGIMYWEQSADPSDELVDDMWKGLND, encoded by the coding sequence ATGCGAAAGTCACCTTTGCGCCAGCCACGCCGCCTGATCACCGGCCTGCTGTTACCACTTGCCATGCTCGCCGCCAGCAGCAGCGTGATGGCGCAATCCACGCCTTCGTCATACCGCGTCGTCGGCTACGCCAATGGCTGGAACCCGGTGCAAACCAAGGATGTGGGCAAGATCGACACGCTGATCTTTGCTTTCGCGCATCCGCAAGATGGCAAAGTCACCATCGCCCAGCAAGACGTGAAACACCTGCAGGATCTGATCGCACTGAAAAAGATCAATCCAAAACTGAAGGTGGATATTTCGGTGGGCGGATGGAGCGTGGGCGGATTTTCCGAAGCGGCCAGCACCGAAGCAGGTCGTGAGCAGTTTGCCGATAGCGCCGCTCAACTGATTGCCGCGCAGCACGCGGATGGCCTCGACGTCGATTGGGAATACCCGGGTCATCACGAATCCGGCATCAAGTCCAGCCCGCAGGACAAAATCAACTACACCTTGCTGCTGAAGGCGATCCGCGCCAGCCTCGATCGCGTCGGTGCCGCGCATGGCCGCACCGGCACTAACCACTACACGCTCAGTGTCGCGATCGCCGACGGTCCGTTCGTCGACAACGTCGATATCGCTGCTATCAATCCGTATCTGGATTGGTTCAACCTGATGACCTATGACTTCGTCAACGCGATGACACCGACCACCGGTCATCACACTGGCCTGCACGCATCAAAGCTGATTGCGGGTGATGGGCGCACCACCGATCGGGCGGTACAACAGTTCCTCGCCGCTGGCGTCGCACCGAAAAAACTGCTGATCGGCGCGGCGATCTACGGTCGCGAATTTGCCGATGTGAAGCCTGATCACGATGGCCTCTACCAAACCTTCGGCCATTACCAAGGTGGCCACAACTGGCCGGAACTGAAAGCTGACTTCATCAACAAACACGGTTACGTGCGCTATTGGGATGCCGATGCGCAAGCACCATGGCTGTGGAACGCGCAGACGCGTCGCTTCATCACTTACGACGACCCGCAATCGATTGCCGCAAAGATGGCGTACATCAAGGCGCAGCACCTTGGCGGCATCATGTATTGGGAGCAGTCGGCAGATCCCAGCGATGAGCTGGTGGATGACATGTGGAAGGGGTTGAACGACTAA
- a CDS encoding class I SAM-dependent methyltransferase, translating to MRSISIALLAALSLSGIALAQTPQANHMHALYYVPPYVKAAVADPARGQDASNDARRKITDVMVFSEVKPGQKVLELIPGSGYFTRVFSSIVGTQGHVYALWPNEYAKEDADDVTATQKIAADSHYPNITILQQPAAQLSVPEPVDIVFTSQNYHDYPDAFMGKVDPVAFDKQVYAALKPGGLFVVIDHVAPAGSGMADTDTLHRIDPEIVKKQVESVGFVFAGESNVLRNPNDPHTIKVFDSSIRGHTDQFMFRFRKPG from the coding sequence ATGCGTTCGATATCCATCGCTTTGCTTGCAGCGCTGAGTCTGTCGGGGATAGCACTGGCGCAGACGCCGCAGGCAAATCACATGCACGCCTTGTACTACGTACCGCCGTACGTCAAAGCAGCTGTTGCCGATCCGGCGCGCGGGCAGGATGCCAGCAACGATGCACGCCGCAAGATCACCGATGTCATGGTGTTCAGTGAAGTGAAGCCGGGTCAGAAAGTGCTGGAACTGATTCCGGGCTCAGGCTACTTCACGCGCGTATTCAGCAGCATTGTCGGCACGCAAGGACATGTCTATGCCTTGTGGCCAAACGAATATGCCAAGGAAGACGCCGATGATGTTACCGCGACCCAAAAGATCGCAGCTGATTCGCATTACCCGAATATCACCATCCTCCAGCAGCCCGCTGCGCAGCTGAGTGTGCCTGAGCCGGTCGATATCGTCTTTACTTCGCAGAATTATCACGATTATCCGGATGCCTTCATGGGCAAGGTCGATCCGGTTGCCTTCGACAAGCAGGTGTATGCGGCACTGAAGCCCGGCGGCTTGTTCGTGGTGATCGACCATGTTGCTCCGGCGGGTTCGGGCATGGCCGATACCGACACCTTGCATCGTATCGATCCGGAGATCGTGAAGAAGCAGGTGGAGTCGGTGGGCTTTGTGTTTGCGGGCGAGAGCAATGTGCTGCGCAATCCGAACGACCCGCACACGATCAAGGTGTTTGATTCATCGATACGCGGCCATACGGATCAGTTCATGTTCCGGTTCCGCAAACCGGGTTGA
- the thpR gene encoding RNA 2',3'-cyclic phosphodiesterase: protein MHANPPAAQHSLLRSVPKARAETHRLFFALMPEGGVRQRLHRLAGWLQDQHPELRARWGKPERFHATLNFLGDYPVLPDEAIERASAAANGLHASSFDWSLDYAASFRGREPPCVMRCTTVPPLLLALWQDLGVALVQAGLHRRAERQYTPHVTLAYARCELPEPVPVEPIAWHVDQFVLIHNVVGKGNYQILGHWFLSA from the coding sequence ATGCATGCGAATCCACCTGCTGCACAGCACAGTCTCTTGAGGTCGGTGCCGAAGGCGCGTGCTGAAACACATCGCCTGTTCTTTGCCCTGATGCCCGAAGGCGGCGTGCGCCAGCGCCTGCATCGGCTTGCTGGCTGGCTGCAAGATCAGCATCCTGAGTTGCGTGCGCGTTGGGGCAAGCCGGAACGCTTCCATGCCACCTTGAATTTTCTGGGCGACTATCCCGTGTTGCCGGATGAGGCGATCGAGCGGGCAAGCGCTGCAGCGAACGGTCTACACGCTTCGTCCTTTGATTGGTCGTTGGATTACGCGGCGAGCTTTCGCGGGCGGGAGCCGCCCTGCGTCATGCGCTGCACGACGGTCCCGCCCTTGCTACTGGCATTGTGGCAGGACCTTGGCGTGGCGCTGGTCCAGGCTGGCTTGCATCGGCGCGCTGAACGCCAGTACACGCCGCACGTCACGCTCGCCTACGCGCGGTGCGAGTTGCCTGAGCCGGTACCGGTTGAGCCCATCGCCTGGCACGTCGACCAATTCGTGCTGATCCATAACGTGGTGGGGAAGGGCAATTACCAGATCCTCGGCCATTGGTTTCTTTCTGCCTGA
- a CDS encoding SDR family oxidoreductase, with protein MPKIPAMTTYDAHPMHDRVVLITGGAQGVGRGIAQAVLGAGGSVMIGDLDKEAGAACLQEWQVGDRAAFRQLDVSRESSVRRWVDAALARFGRIDGLVNNAGIADPLREPLHTLPLEKWNRYINTNLTGAFLCSKYTLPALNKANGAIINIASTRALQSEPDTEAYAASKGGLVALTHAMAVSVGPSVRVNAILPGWIVTDAWQKPQKRHTPKLSRIDHQQHPAGRVGTPEDIGALAVYLLSSAAGFVTGQHFVVDGGMTVKMQYA; from the coding sequence ATGCCAAAGATTCCAGCCATGACAACCTACGACGCTCATCCCATGCATGATCGCGTCGTCCTGATCACCGGCGGCGCACAAGGCGTCGGCCGCGGCATTGCGCAGGCCGTGCTCGGAGCAGGCGGCTCCGTGATGATCGGCGATCTGGACAAGGAAGCAGGTGCCGCCTGCCTGCAGGAGTGGCAGGTTGGCGATCGCGCGGCCTTTCGCCAGCTCGACGTTTCGCGCGAAAGCAGCGTACGTCGCTGGGTCGATGCGGCCCTTGCGCGTTTTGGCCGCATCGACGGCCTAGTCAACAACGCCGGCATTGCTGATCCGTTACGCGAGCCCTTGCACACCCTGCCGCTGGAAAAATGGAATCGCTACATCAACACCAATCTCACCGGCGCATTTCTCTGCAGCAAGTACACGCTGCCGGCGCTGAACAAGGCCAACGGCGCGATCATCAACATCGCTTCCACGCGAGCACTGCAATCCGAACCGGATACCGAAGCCTATGCAGCGAGCAAAGGCGGGTTGGTGGCGCTGACTCACGCGATGGCAGTAAGCGTAGGTCCGTCGGTCCGCGTCAACGCCATCCTGCCCGGCTGGATCGTCACCGATGCCTGGCAGAAACCGCAGAAACGCCACACACCGAAATTGAGCCGCATCGATCACCAGCAACATCCGGCTGGACGCGTCGGCACGCCCGAAGATATTGGTGCGCTGGCGGTTTATCTACTGAGTTCAGCCGCCGGTTTCGTGACGGGCCAGCATTTCGTAGTGGACGGCGGCATGACGGTCAAGATGCAGTACGCGTGA
- a CDS encoding DinB family protein, with protein sequence MHPVQDLQMLTRYRAWADRLIFQALAGVPEPDLVRSQPIVFGSLLRTLNHVNAMDQVWKAHLEGVPHGFTSRNPEDCPDFESLRENQVRLNDWYIRFAGTLDQAAGDETIRFTFIGGREGAMCRRDILLHVINHATYHRGHVVMMMYGLSAPVPTTDLPVFLRDEG encoded by the coding sequence ATGCATCCTGTTCAGGATCTGCAGATGCTCACACGCTATCGGGCGTGGGCCGATCGGCTGATTTTTCAGGCATTGGCGGGCGTGCCGGAGCCGGATCTTGTGCGTTCCCAGCCGATCGTCTTCGGCAGCCTGCTGCGCACGCTGAACCATGTGAACGCCATGGATCAGGTCTGGAAAGCGCACCTGGAAGGCGTGCCGCACGGCTTCACCTCCCGCAATCCCGAGGATTGCCCAGACTTCGAGTCGCTTCGGGAAAACCAAGTGCGGCTCAACGACTGGTATATCCGCTTTGCCGGAACGCTGGATCAGGCCGCTGGCGATGAGACCATCCGCTTCACGTTCATCGGTGGTCGCGAAGGGGCGATGTGTCGCCGTGATATTCTGCTGCACGTGATCAATCATGCGACCTATCATCGCGGCCACGTCGTCATGATGATGTATGGCCTATCCGCGCCCGTACCGACCACAGACCTGCCAGTGTTCCTGCGCGATGAAGGTTGA
- a CDS encoding YXWGXW repeat-containing protein — MKTMTSTQYISTRRTWLVRSAAALFAAAAALTALPQQANAGVFIGVGITVGFPPPILPVYVQPAIPAPGYIWTPGYWAWNGYAYYWVPGTWVLAPFYGALWTPGYWGWVGGVYAFHPGYWGTHVGFYGGVNYGYGYGGVGYVGGHWGAGGFYYNRSVNQFGGVHITNVYNQTVVNNTYISRTSYNGGQGGLAARATPQEMAYARDPHNVGPIAAQQQQMTAASHNQAMLASVNHGSPAIAATQRPGVFSGAGVVAARGAAVGAGAAGAAMAAGRFTPAAANAQRVNNNMALRSASFAPHANTAGAARPASYNSAAYHSAAVNRPSSANYSAHTQSTYHPQATSYRPQAQSYHAAAPQYHAQSRPAPAPRAAAPRGGGGGGHPQGGHDSRHT; from the coding sequence ATGAAAACAATGACTTCCACGCAATATATTTCGACGAGACGCACCTGGCTTGTGCGTTCCGCCGCCGCTTTATTCGCTGCTGCCGCCGCGCTAACGGCGCTCCCGCAGCAAGCCAATGCCGGCGTCTTCATCGGCGTTGGCATTACCGTCGGCTTTCCGCCTCCGATATTGCCCGTGTACGTGCAACCGGCGATCCCTGCTCCCGGCTATATCTGGACGCCGGGTTATTGGGCATGGAATGGCTACGCGTATTACTGGGTGCCCGGTACCTGGGTGCTGGCGCCGTTCTATGGTGCGCTGTGGACGCCTGGCTATTGGGGCTGGGTTGGCGGCGTGTACGCCTTCCATCCCGGTTACTGGGGCACGCATGTCGGCTTCTATGGCGGCGTGAATTACGGCTATGGTTATGGCGGTGTCGGTTACGTCGGCGGCCACTGGGGGGCGGGCGGTTTCTATTACAACCGCAGCGTGAACCAGTTTGGCGGCGTGCACATCACCAATGTCTACAACCAGACGGTGGTGAACAACACCTACATCAGCCGCACCAGTTACAACGGCGGCCAAGGTGGCCTCGCCGCACGTGCCACACCACAGGAAATGGCTTATGCCCGCGATCCGCATAATGTTGGCCCGATCGCAGCACAACAGCAGCAGATGACTGCTGCCAGCCACAACCAAGCGATGCTTGCGTCGGTCAATCACGGCAGCCCGGCGATTGCAGCCACGCAGCGCCCGGGCGTGTTCAGCGGTGCGGGCGTTGTAGCGGCTCGCGGTGCCGCAGTCGGTGCGGGCGCAGCGGGTGCTGCCATGGCGGCTGGCCGATTCACGCCAGCGGCCGCGAACGCTCAACGCGTCAACAACAACATGGCGCTCCGTTCGGCAAGCTTCGCCCCCCATGCCAACACGGCGGGTGCAGCACGGCCTGCCAGCTATAACAGCGCCGCCTACCACTCGGCAGCGGTGAATCGCCCCAGCTCAGCTAACTACAGCGCGCATACGCAGAGCACCTACCACCCGCAAGCAACGAGCTACCGGCCGCAAGCACAGAGCTATCACGCGGCTGCACCGCAGTACCACGCACAATCCCGGCCCGCGCCAGCGCCACGAGCAGCGGCGCCTCGCGGCGGTGGCGGCGGTGGACATCCACAAGGCGGTCACGATTCACGCCACACGTGA